In the genome of Dyadobacter fermentans DSM 18053, the window CTGCCTTTTCTTAAATGCTTTGGATCAATCACAATATGCTCATTCACAAACTGGTGCCCTACCTGCTCATCTCCCACACGCACATCCAGCAAATGCCCTGCATCCGCATTAAAATCCAGCACAAGCGCCGAATCGAGCGCATCGAGATGAAACGATATCGTCTCCTTCCCCACAATCTTCCCCGCCTTCCCGGCAGGAATATCCAGCTCGATGGCGTAGCGAATGCTGTCGATATGCTGCTTACGGTACTGGTTGAGCGCGAACGAGACGCCTTTTTCGGGAGCCGAACCTTCCGGTCGGGAGCATGCGAGCACAGCCAGGAGTGCGGCTGATGCCAAAATAAGGGAGCGTATTGAATTCATCAGATTAAGGGATACGCTCAAAAATAGCACTTTCGAGTCCGATAGAAATCAAATAGCCGTCAGAATTCCGTTACGAAGCGTAACATTTTGTATATTGTAACAAAAAATGCGCACACTATGAATGCAATGGAGGTCCGGATGCGGATTGCCGCGCTACGCCAGTATTTAAGGGATTTTCAACACGAGATGCCCCCCCAGCAAGTCGACGAGGTCCTGGACGTGATCTCTAAACTTTTGCAGGTGCTTGCAGAATTGGAACAAGGAAAATAGCAGGGAGGAATTATGAAAACTATCACGGAACAAAGACCTGAGCAGCTCGACGAACTGCTGCAAGTCGCAAGGGAAACTTTAACGAAGGCACAAAACTACCTGTCCAAGGACGGCAGGATTTACGAGTTGCACGACTGGGTGACCGTGGCTGAGTATTGCAGACGGTTCAATATCCCCAACACGCAGACCGTCAGCAACTGGATCAAGCGGGGCGTAATTGCGGCCGAAGACACGGTCGTCATTGAAGAATACAACAACATTCGCCTGATCAGGGCTATCCCCTACCAGGATAAAAAAGTTGCCCACAGCAGCTAACGATTTTCTCATTCCGAAACTTAAACCATGAAGCACTTTTACGTTTCCATTTTTTTTACACTCTTTTCTTTCACCTACCTCCAAGCCCAATCCCTCGCCCCGCTGACCGTCGAGAAAATCATGCGTGATCCGAAAATGTGGATCGGGACTTCACCGACCGACATTACCTGGGCCGACGATTCTAAAACGGTGTATTTCAAATGGAACCCGGATAAAAACCCGGCCGATTCGCTGTACGGCTATTCACTTTCGGGCAAAAAGATCAGTAAAGTTCCCCCCGCCGACCGGCGACGGATGCCCGGTAAAAACGGCATTTACAACCGCAGCCGAACCATGCGGCTTTACGAGAAGAACGGTGATATTTTCATCGTCAACTACAAGGATTTCTCCATCCGCCAGCTTACCAACACAACCGAAAGGGAAACCGAGCCGGCATTCAGCGGGGATGAAAATTCCGTCATTTTCGAACGGGATGATAACCTTTTCAGCGTCGCGCTGAACTCCGGGCTCATCAGCCAGCGGACAGATTTCAAAAAAGGAACCAAAAAGGCGGATAGCAAGGAATCGGGGCAGGAAAAATTCCTGAAAGCCGATCAGCTGGCATTGTTCGAAGTGCTGAAAGAGCGGAAGGAGAAGAAAGATGCCGGCAAGAAAATCACAGATGCCGACAAGCCTGCGCGGCCGAAGGAAATTTATCTGAGCGACAAGAACATCTCGAACCAGCAGCTCAGCCCCGATGGCCTCTTCGTCACCTACCGGCTCACGAAAGCCGATAAAAGCGCGAAATCGACCGAGGTACCGAACTATGTGACCGAAAGCGGTTTCACGGAAGAAATTCCTGCCCGCACGAAGGTAGGTGCTCCCGCCGCCGAGGTTGAATTTTGGGTATATGATGTAAAAAAGGATACTGCACGAAAAGTGGCGGCAACCGACATTCCCGGCATTTACGACAAACCCGACTACCTCAAAGACTACCCCAAATCGGACACTGCTTCGAAGAAAAAAGAGCGCAAAGTGATTTTTCACGGGCCATTCTGGTCGGATAATGGGCAGCAGGCCGTGGTAGTAGTCCGTTCGCTGGATAGCAAGGACCGCTGGATCATGGCTTTCGACCCCGCCGCGCTTTCGCTCAAACTCCTCGACCGCCAGCGCGACGAGGCGTGGATCGGCGGGCCGGGGATTGGCGGCTATCCGCAAAGTGCCGGCGAAATCGGCTGGCTCGACAACCAGACGATCTATTTCCAGAGCGAAA includes:
- a CDS encoding S9 family peptidase: MKHFYVSIFFTLFSFTYLQAQSLAPLTVEKIMRDPKMWIGTSPTDITWADDSKTVYFKWNPDKNPADSLYGYSLSGKKISKVPPADRRRMPGKNGIYNRSRTMRLYEKNGDIFIVNYKDFSIRQLTNTTERETEPAFSGDENSVIFERDDNLFSVALNSGLISQRTDFKKGTKKADSKESGQEKFLKADQLALFEVLKERKEKKDAGKKITDADKPARPKEIYLSDKNISNQQLSPDGLFVTYRLTKADKSAKSTEVPNYVTESGFTEEIPARTKVGAPAAEVEFWVYDVKKDTARKVAATDIPGIYDKPDYLKDYPKSDTASKKKERKVIFHGPFWSDNGQQAVVVVRSLDSKDRWIMAFDPAALSLKLLDRQRDEAWIGGPGIGGYPQSAGEIGWLDNQTIYFQSETTGYSHLYTFNISTGKKTALTSGRFEVQNVVLSKDKKTFYLITNEVHPGEQHVYRVAAAGGARTRLTQTPGAHEMTLSPDEKHLAIRFSQSTSPWELYLLDNTGAKNAAPLQITHSVSPEFCSYPWREAKVVTVKAGDGQDIYARVYEPKQSNGKAVIFVHGAGYLQNAHKWWSQYFREYMFHNLLTDKGYTVLDMDYRASSGYGRDWRTGIYRFMGGKDLTDHTDGAQWLVKTYGIDPKKIGIYGGSYGGFITLMALFTTPDVFAAGAALRPVTDWAAYNHAYTANILNEPQADSLAYRKSSPIYHAAGLKNHLLICHGMVDVNVHYQDVVRLSQRLIELGKSNWELASYPMEDHAFVEASSWTDEYKRILKLFEEKL